The Cellulomonas sp. P24 genome contains a region encoding:
- a CDS encoding AAA family ATPase codes for MTTTAPTPSSAIDAALRTAVDRRVGWPARDQALAALDVLTADDPVAPALEHLAAVRDVFGLAPVDEHLLLVALLAELHPSAHLLCGLLSGDSGPGRPTVALALELVGASVVDPAARERLAPDGPLVRYGLLALDGDDVLLARRLRLPDRVTARLLGSHRVSAEAAAVLRDPEAVDLDGYADVAAALDAGEPLIWVHSPVGAAGTALAVAACRELDVVCLVGDLERLPVTPGLGPDPALVRRTVQALVLEAGLGGTVLVLAGAHLAADQLGDLHAAVPVVAVGRTGWDPRWSEALPPAVMATRLDQDERAAQWYRVVGEAATTRDVLTLRMTPEEITAVGRRAEADAARAGRPVTSDDVRLAARRLGGTRDPRLRTSGTPATLDDLVLPAHTRREVMRLIGWARDRDEVMALGDLQGKGGKGTGITALFSGSPGTGKTLAAHVVADSLGMDLFQVDLSSVVDKYIGETEKNLERVFTQAESLNAVLFFDEADSLFGSRSSVTDARDRYANQEVSYLLQRMEASEGVTVLATNLRGNLDPAFARRLHFMVHFPDPDEPTRRLLWQHHLDQLPGTDPDDPVDVAFLAGSIELAGGDIRNVVLASAYDAVAERRLVGMRDVRTATVRELAKLGRRVSDARWGTGEPA; via the coding sequence ATGACGACGACCGCCCCCACGCCGTCGTCGGCCATCGATGCCGCCCTCCGCACGGCAGTGGACCGCCGCGTCGGCTGGCCCGCGCGCGACCAGGCCCTCGCCGCGCTCGACGTCCTCACCGCCGACGACCCGGTCGCCCCGGCGCTCGAGCACCTCGCCGCGGTTCGCGACGTGTTCGGCCTGGCACCCGTCGACGAGCACCTCCTGCTCGTCGCGCTCCTCGCCGAGCTGCACCCGTCCGCCCACCTGCTGTGCGGCCTGCTCTCCGGAGACAGCGGTCCCGGGCGGCCCACCGTCGCTCTCGCGCTCGAGCTGGTCGGTGCCTCCGTCGTGGACCCCGCCGCCCGCGAGCGCCTCGCGCCCGACGGCCCGCTGGTCCGGTACGGGTTGCTCGCCCTCGACGGGGACGACGTGCTCCTCGCCCGCCGGCTGCGGCTGCCCGACCGTGTCACCGCCCGGCTCCTGGGCTCGCACCGAGTCTCCGCGGAGGCCGCCGCGGTCCTGCGGGACCCCGAGGCCGTCGACCTCGACGGCTACGCGGACGTCGCTGCGGCACTGGATGCGGGCGAACCCCTGATCTGGGTGCACTCCCCCGTCGGCGCCGCCGGCACGGCGCTCGCGGTCGCCGCCTGCCGTGAGCTCGACGTCGTCTGCCTCGTCGGTGACCTCGAACGACTGCCGGTCACCCCCGGCCTCGGCCCGGACCCCGCGCTCGTCCGGCGGACCGTCCAGGCGCTCGTCCTCGAGGCCGGGCTCGGCGGCACGGTGCTCGTGCTCGCAGGCGCGCACCTCGCGGCGGACCAGCTCGGTGACCTCCACGCCGCGGTACCGGTCGTCGCCGTCGGGCGCACCGGCTGGGACCCGCGCTGGTCGGAGGCGCTGCCACCCGCCGTCATGGCCACCCGGCTGGACCAGGACGAGCGCGCCGCCCAGTGGTACCGGGTCGTCGGGGAGGCCGCGACCACCCGCGACGTGCTGACGTTGCGCATGACCCCCGAGGAGATCACCGCGGTGGGGCGCCGGGCCGAGGCCGACGCGGCGCGCGCCGGACGGCCGGTGACCTCGGACGATGTCCGGCTCGCCGCGCGACGCCTCGGCGGCACCCGCGACCCGCGGCTGCGCACCTCGGGAACCCCGGCCACGCTCGACGACCTCGTGCTCCCGGCGCACACCCGGCGCGAGGTCATGCGGCTGATCGGGTGGGCGCGCGACCGCGACGAGGTGATGGCCCTCGGGGACCTGCAGGGCAAGGGCGGCAAGGGCACCGGCATCACCGCCCTGTTCTCGGGCAGCCCCGGCACCGGCAAGACGCTGGCGGCCCACGTCGTGGCCGACTCGCTCGGCATGGACCTGTTCCAGGTGGACCTGTCCAGCGTCGTCGACAAGTACATCGGGGAGACGGAGAAGAACCTCGAGCGGGTGTTCACCCAGGCCGAGTCCCTCAACGCGGTGCTGTTCTTCGACGAGGCCGACTCCCTGTTCGGCAGTCGTTCCTCGGTGACCGACGCACGCGACCGCTACGCCAACCAGGAGGTGTCCTACCTGCTGCAGCGGATGGAGGCCTCGGAGGGCGTGACGGTGCTCGCGACGAACCTGCGCGGCAACCTCGACCCGGCGTTCGCGCGGCGGCTGCACTTCATGGTGCACTTCCCCGACCCGGACGAGCCGACCCGTCGGCTGCTGTGGCAGCACCACCTGGACCAGCTCCCGGGCACCGACCCGGACGACCCCGTCGACGTCGCGTTCCTCGCCGGATCGATCGAGCTGGCCGGCGGCGACATCCGCAACGTCGTCCTCGCCTCCGCGTACGACGCGGTCGCCGAGCGCCGGTTGGTCGGGATGCGTGACGTCCGGACGGCAACCGTTCGCGAGCTCGCGAAGCTCGGCCGCCGTGTCAGCGATGCCCGCTGGGGCACCGGCGAACCTGCGTAG
- a CDS encoding GGDEF domain-containing protein translates to MESSQARAAGRIGVVAGAVACVLVARLALGDAGAPLDGLMALVAAWGARRASRLARTTRSRRAWRFQWIAPVVWAVAPIVWITGAPPVVAAAARVAFLVLVATAWWLASHSADTWSRVRLVVDGGLAAASGFVVGRAFLLHPSGDAAGAEGVVAVALPLGAVAVATFLVGLALTEMQGRHRLMPAVYTVGTMVIIWSDVAQSRGSTPLWAVGFALYAVATRTYRGTSRRRDLVSTGWTTAYAPYLLVAPAALTLGVQGAHGTIPGPEIAAAVAMVALLLVRQHVTSAENRVLVHRLATTERLLRHQATHDALTGLPGRVVLWERLEEAARRRTTEPFAVAVVFVDLDDFKAVNDGHGHAAGDHLLVETARRLRGALEDLGGDALAVRMSGDEFAVLLVEGAAERAADVARRILMAIQRPVTVNGIQITVGGSVGVASTESGDLNPSALLRAADVAMYDVKHQGKGGVRVAEDTGRR, encoded by the coding sequence ATGGAATCGTCGCAGGCACGCGCGGCCGGCCGCATCGGCGTGGTAGCCGGTGCCGTGGCGTGCGTGCTGGTGGCCCGGCTCGCCCTCGGTGACGCCGGTGCCCCGCTCGACGGCCTGATGGCGCTCGTGGCCGCCTGGGGTGCGCGGAGAGCGAGTCGTCTGGCGCGCACGACGCGCAGCAGGCGTGCATGGCGCTTCCAGTGGATCGCGCCGGTGGTCTGGGCGGTTGCGCCGATCGTCTGGATCACCGGCGCCCCGCCTGTCGTGGCGGCTGCGGCGCGCGTCGCGTTCCTCGTCCTCGTCGCCACCGCCTGGTGGCTCGCGTCCCACTCCGCGGACACCTGGTCGCGCGTGCGCCTCGTGGTCGACGGTGGTCTCGCCGCCGCCTCCGGGTTCGTCGTGGGTCGGGCCTTCCTGCTCCACCCTTCGGGGGACGCCGCCGGTGCCGAGGGAGTCGTCGCCGTCGCCCTTCCCCTGGGTGCCGTCGCGGTGGCCACGTTCCTCGTCGGCCTCGCGTTGACGGAGATGCAGGGCCGCCACCGCCTGATGCCGGCCGTGTACACCGTGGGAACGATGGTCATCATCTGGTCCGACGTGGCGCAGTCCAGGGGTAGCACGCCGCTCTGGGCCGTCGGCTTCGCCCTGTACGCCGTCGCGACCCGGACCTACCGCGGGACGTCGCGTCGTCGTGACCTGGTCAGCACGGGCTGGACGACGGCCTACGCACCGTACCTCCTGGTCGCCCCGGCGGCCCTGACGCTCGGCGTCCAGGGTGCGCACGGGACGATCCCCGGCCCGGAGATCGCGGCCGCGGTGGCGATGGTCGCGCTGCTGCTCGTCCGTCAGCACGTGACGTCGGCGGAGAACCGGGTCCTGGTGCATCGGCTCGCGACGACCGAGCGGCTCCTGCGGCACCAGGCCACCCATGATGCCCTGACGGGGCTGCCGGGCCGTGTCGTCCTGTGGGAGCGGCTCGAGGAAGCCGCCCGGCGCCGGACCACCGAGCCGTTCGCGGTCGCGGTCGTGTTCGTCGACCTCGACGACTTCAAGGCCGTCAACGACGGGCACGGGCACGCGGCCGGTGACCATCTGCTCGTCGAGACGGCGCGCCGGCTCCGGGGCGCCCTGGAGGACCTGGGCGGCGACGCGCTCGCCGTGCGCATGAGCGGCGACGAGTTCGCCGTCCTGCTCGTCGAGGGTGCTGCCGAGCGGGCCGCCGACGTCGCACGCCGGATCCTCATGGCGATCCAGCGCCCCGTGACCGTCAACGGGATCCAGATCACGGTGGGCGGCAGCGTCGGGGTCGCCTCGACGGAGAGCGGCGACCTCAACCCGTCGGCCCTGCTCCGGGCCGCCGACGTCGCCATGTACGACGTCAAGCACCAGGGGAAGGGCGGCGTCCGGGTGGCCGAGGACACGGGGCGACGCTGA
- a CDS encoding LacI family DNA-binding transcriptional regulator has protein sequence MAHEVGVSVMTVSNVVNGNLDRVSPETARRVDEAVERLGYVPNAAARSLAGQRSRLVGVLVPEARDDRSLLASPHHVDVIGAVEAELRRHDHHLLLRAVATRQDVLESVRRWGLDGVVVLGCTEAVLATLDLPSGVPAVVVDSYADDPRLGYIRSDDRTGGRLAGEHLLDLGHERVAFAGPLGSGSRVVHERLAGLQDALADRGIDPAAVVTLDAPTTYADGVTTGTRIAAAHPQVTAVFATADILAAGLCRGLGRAGRQVPRDVSVLGYDDADLAEMVTPQLSTVAQDSVGKGVAAARLVLAMIDGDGPRAVAPGALTLVHRESTGPRRSVTG, from the coding sequence ATCGCCCACGAGGTGGGCGTGAGCGTCATGACCGTCTCCAACGTCGTCAACGGCAACCTCGACCGGGTCTCCCCGGAGACCGCGCGACGCGTCGACGAGGCGGTCGAACGGCTCGGGTACGTCCCGAACGCAGCAGCGCGCAGCCTCGCCGGGCAGCGCAGCCGGCTGGTGGGAGTCCTGGTGCCGGAGGCGCGCGACGACCGCAGCCTGCTCGCCAGCCCGCACCACGTCGACGTCATCGGCGCCGTCGAGGCCGAGCTGCGCCGCCACGACCACCACCTCCTGCTCCGCGCGGTCGCGACCCGCCAGGACGTGCTCGAGTCCGTCCGTCGATGGGGGCTCGACGGTGTCGTGGTGCTCGGCTGCACCGAGGCCGTGCTCGCGACGCTCGACCTGCCGTCCGGGGTGCCGGCCGTCGTCGTCGACTCGTACGCCGACGACCCCCGCCTCGGCTACATCCGGTCCGACGACCGCACCGGCGGCCGGCTCGCCGGCGAGCACCTGCTCGACCTCGGCCACGAGCGCGTCGCGTTCGCCGGCCCGCTCGGCTCGGGCAGCCGGGTGGTCCACGAACGCCTCGCCGGGCTGCAGGACGCGCTCGCGGACAGGGGGATCGACCCGGCCGCGGTGGTGACCCTCGACGCCCCGACGACCTACGCCGACGGGGTCACCACTGGCACCCGGATCGCCGCGGCGCACCCCCAGGTCACCGCCGTGTTCGCGACGGCGGACATCCTCGCCGCCGGTCTGTGCCGCGGGCTGGGCCGGGCCGGGCGGCAGGTGCCGCGCGACGTCTCGGTACTCGGGTACGACGACGCCGACCTCGCCGAGATGGTGACGCCGCAGCTCTCCACGGTGGCGCAGGACAGCGTCGGCAAGGGGGTTGCGGCCGCCCGGCTCGTGCTCGCGATGATCGACGGCGACGGACCACGAGCGGTCGCGCCGGGAGCCCTGACGCTCGTGCACCGGGAGTCCACCGGACCGCGCCGCTCGGTGACCGGATGA
- a CDS encoding DUF4157 domain-containing protein, with the protein MRSRDARVLVPSSAQPGAGLETAPPTTATAGPSSPSPVAGLTVGRADDSAEHDADRMADRALARLEPEGPHAHTSGCGHLRRSSEPTPGATIGAEGGALDPESSTEIEAARGSGTPLPPDVRRRMETGFGAGLGHVRVHDDPKAGRLSAAMSAEAFTTGSDIFFGAGRFAPDTPDGEKVLAHEIAHVLTEPHSIRRLSNPFRKKTPEEKQAKAEKKKKEQERAAAVKKSKKTEKAELAGLKESRKKGEAGRATLTDSVYDTSGDTDVTVAGKVNDVGHVPMEQSGPQKRAMSLHAEFEQALEREKAVFEELKAKKLGGSDEKRAELAYQQVWYTEFPQLNAVRPPRETAAERLVIQVRQTRSEAEAGATAEEVDKATLKVKMLPKAIEQAYERMVTHRDDLMAQNPKRSEALAQDEAWEAVRKGMAPKELAGFPPRDGALDLAAWQQAEVRVKARNQQKKRDASSLEANLALLPEEQRIGPQPKGRGTGTSEASEAVSGVGSKVNLGTTIVGGISGGIAGMVGSKQDKTLRDQQGVTKDKEFTDHLPGFVDQGVGTAVKQGMRADKQLKTGQRTWKDQVLPESDATKAKTGIGQVTGILSGLMSAVQSAFQMVDSIEKSWDSKDPYEGLKAAKAGATGLNGLVSVAKNSANLAKLIDSGVAEGVKQVIPGLDIAASALGMARGVTEVATAGMRQRETDLSMFEARAGSTDKVNVMVYPLMKVSQVYTKHLEQTCWSLGVNIMNFSVSVAQVASAGGFGIPAAIKAATTVVDNLHKIAHYIASKILNLMAKKAEKESAVMHVEGGAEDELRRHPKMAVDGIIMKAAAGDPTALMFLGNYRIDGKPITADYVKRIKLKPVKPFDPKAKPDTDSAQTSDDALLLKIRAVVLAGMDTNADPQSVFEDMKKKVKPVTGILGGIADAWTESGDLATQRNEQAKTGKLGANTKTDRGLGWRIQKMFSSSKRGKLQQKTNALRTGESLPAGVVCAVGDLELKDQASPPDIKKFTDALTVEAIEAELKRTPRRNSPEWIEFLREALRTKVMAAASSAGVVGS; encoded by the coding sequence ATGAGAAGTCGTGACGCCCGCGTCCTGGTCCCCTCCTCGGCGCAGCCCGGCGCCGGCCTCGAGACCGCACCACCGACGACGGCCACCGCGGGTCCGTCGTCACCGAGCCCCGTCGCCGGCCTGACCGTCGGGCGTGCGGACGACTCCGCGGAGCACGACGCCGACCGCATGGCGGACCGGGCCCTCGCGCGGCTGGAGCCCGAGGGCCCGCACGCCCACACGTCCGGCTGCGGGCACCTGCGCCGCTCGAGCGAACCCACGCCCGGCGCGACCATCGGCGCCGAGGGCGGCGCCCTCGACCCGGAGAGCAGCACCGAGATCGAGGCCGCCCGCGGGAGCGGGACGCCGCTGCCCCCGGACGTCCGCCGTCGGATGGAGACGGGGTTCGGTGCGGGTCTGGGCCACGTGCGGGTGCACGACGACCCGAAGGCCGGCCGGCTCAGCGCGGCGATGAGCGCCGAGGCGTTCACCACCGGCAGCGACATCTTCTTCGGTGCCGGGCGGTTCGCACCCGACACCCCCGACGGCGAGAAGGTGCTCGCCCACGAGATCGCGCACGTGCTCACCGAGCCGCACAGCATCCGGCGGCTGAGCAACCCCTTCCGCAAGAAGACGCCCGAGGAGAAGCAGGCGAAGGCGGAGAAGAAGAAGAAGGAGCAGGAGCGCGCCGCCGCCGTCAAGAAGAGCAAGAAGACCGAGAAGGCCGAGCTGGCCGGGCTCAAGGAGTCGCGCAAGAAGGGCGAGGCCGGTCGCGCGACGCTGACCGACTCGGTCTACGACACGAGCGGCGACACCGACGTGACCGTCGCCGGCAAGGTCAACGACGTCGGTCACGTGCCGATGGAGCAGTCCGGCCCGCAGAAGCGCGCGATGTCCCTGCACGCCGAGTTCGAGCAGGCCCTCGAACGCGAGAAGGCCGTGTTCGAGGAGCTGAAGGCCAAGAAGCTCGGGGGCAGCGACGAGAAGCGTGCCGAGCTCGCCTACCAGCAGGTCTGGTACACCGAGTTCCCGCAGCTGAACGCCGTCCGCCCGCCGCGCGAGACCGCCGCGGAGCGACTCGTCATCCAGGTCCGCCAGACCCGCTCCGAGGCCGAGGCCGGTGCGACCGCGGAGGAGGTCGACAAGGCGACGCTCAAGGTGAAGATGCTGCCCAAGGCGATCGAGCAGGCGTACGAGCGCATGGTCACGCACCGCGACGACCTCATGGCGCAGAACCCGAAGCGCTCCGAGGCCCTCGCGCAGGACGAGGCCTGGGAAGCGGTCCGCAAGGGCATGGCACCCAAGGAGCTCGCGGGGTTCCCGCCGCGGGACGGCGCACTCGACCTCGCCGCGTGGCAGCAGGCCGAGGTGCGTGTGAAGGCCCGCAACCAGCAGAAGAAGCGCGATGCCTCGTCGCTCGAGGCGAACCTCGCGCTGCTGCCCGAGGAGCAGCGGATCGGCCCCCAGCCCAAGGGTCGCGGCACCGGCACGTCCGAGGCCTCGGAGGCAGTCTCGGGTGTCGGCAGCAAGGTCAACCTCGGCACGACGATCGTCGGCGGCATCTCCGGCGGCATCGCGGGCATGGTGGGCAGCAAGCAGGACAAGACGCTGCGCGACCAGCAGGGCGTGACCAAGGACAAGGAGTTCACGGACCACCTGCCGGGGTTCGTCGACCAGGGGGTCGGCACGGCGGTCAAGCAGGGGATGCGCGCCGACAAGCAGCTCAAGACGGGACAGCGGACCTGGAAGGATCAGGTCCTGCCGGAGTCGGACGCCACCAAGGCGAAGACGGGTATCGGCCAGGTGACGGGCATCCTGTCCGGCCTCATGAGTGCGGTGCAGTCGGCGTTCCAGATGGTCGACTCGATCGAGAAGTCGTGGGACTCGAAGGACCCCTACGAGGGGCTCAAGGCGGCGAAGGCCGGTGCGACGGGCCTCAACGGCCTGGTCAGCGTCGCGAAGAACTCAGCCAACCTGGCCAAGCTCATCGACAGCGGCGTCGCCGAGGGCGTCAAGCAGGTCATCCCCGGGCTCGACATCGCGGCGTCGGCCCTCGGGATGGCACGCGGCGTCACCGAGGTGGCGACCGCCGGCATGCGCCAGCGCGAGACCGACCTGTCCATGTTCGAGGCCCGCGCCGGGAGCACCGACAAGGTCAACGTCATGGTGTACCCGCTGATGAAGGTGTCGCAGGTCTACACCAAGCACCTCGAGCAGACCTGCTGGTCGCTGGGAGTGAACATCATGAACTTCAGCGTCTCGGTCGCCCAGGTGGCCTCCGCGGGCGGCTTCGGCATCCCCGCGGCGATCAAGGCGGCGACCACGGTGGTCGACAACCTGCACAAGATCGCGCACTACATCGCGAGCAAGATCCTCAACCTCATGGCGAAGAAGGCAGAGAAGGAGTCGGCCGTCATGCACGTCGAGGGCGGCGCGGAGGACGAGCTGCGCCGGCACCCGAAGATGGCCGTCGACGGCATCATCATGAAGGCGGCCGCCGGCGACCCGACGGCGCTGATGTTCCTCGGCAACTACCGGATCGACGGCAAGCCGATCACCGCCGACTACGTCAAGCGGATCAAGCTGAAGCCGGTCAAGCCGTTCGACCCGAAGGCGAAGCCGGACACCGACTCGGCGCAGACCAGCGACGACGCGCTGCTGCTGAAGATCCGCGCGGTGGTGCTCGCAGGCATGGACACCAACGCCGACCCGCAGTCGGTGTTCGAGGACATGAAGAAGAAGGTGAAGCCGGTCACCGGGATCCTGGGCGGCATCGCGGATGCGTGGACCGAGTCCGGCGACCTGGCCACCCAACGGAACGAGCAGGCGAAGACCGGCAAGCTCGGGGCCAACACGAAGACCGATCGCGGTCTCGGGTGGCGCATCCAGAAGATGTTCAGCTCGAGCAAGCGCGGCAAGCTCCAGCAGAAGACGAACGCTCTCCGCACCGGCGAGTCCCTGCCGGCGGGCGTGGTCTGCGCGGTCGGCGACCTCGAGCTCAAGGACCAGGCGAGCCCGCCGGACATCAAGAAGTTCACCGACGCCCTCACGGTCGAGGCCATCGAGGCCGAGCTCAAGCGGACACCGCGTCGGAACTCGCCCGAATGGATCGAGTTCCTGCGTGAGGCGCTCCGGACCAAGGTGATGGCGGCGGCCTCCTCCGCCGGGGTGGTCGGGTCATGA
- a CDS encoding glycoside hydrolase family 31 protein — MTPVDRLDSHPVADPRAVVVGDRYRITVLTEGLVRLEYAEDGRFEDRASTFALHRELPVPDFTVRDHGDHLEVVTARFRLSYDKGPFTTSGLSLAVGGGVTSYHSVWRYGSTGGELGGTARTLDTADGAIPLEPGVVSRYGYAVVDDSQSFLFDADGWVAPRTGDRQDLYVFAYGHDYPEALHAFYAVSGSTPVLPRWALGNWWSRYYAYTADEYVRLMTRFRDEGIPFSVSVIDMDWHLVDIDPSHGSGWTGYTWNRDLFPDPQALLAWLHEHGLRVTLNVHPADGVRSFEDAYPAMAAALGRDASTGEPISFDVTDPEFLAAYFDVLHHDLEAQGVDFWWLDWQSGPHSRIAGIDPLWMLNHFHYLDNGRDGRRALTFSRYAGPGSHRYPVGFSGDTVISWASLAFQPHFTATASNIGYGWWSHDIGGHFFGTKDDELATRWLQLGTFSPVLRLHSGANEFTTKEPWTFAAEPARIMTEHLRLRHRLVPYLHTMNHRAADGTPLVLPLYHRWPEHAQAYRVPNEYVFGSELVVAAITEPADRRTLLGRVAAWLPEGRWVDLLTDLVYDGDREIHLHRDLTSIPVLARAGAIVPLDGDQVPANEPVNPRHLEVLVVVGADGAFDLVEDDGTRDGAASRTTIRFDQGAGTVTVLPPSGDVGHLPTARDWTLTFPALDGDVTPTATVDGRDVAVSVRRHTTRLQVGVADVPVRAELRIYLGVGSGVGAGVEPGVEAGPGPRLAANDVRSRLFALLDRAQIEYALKSRILEIATTAQPLALRAAQVMALELEPALASAVAEVLLAQAETC; from the coding sequence ATGACGCCGGTCGACCGCCTCGACTCCCACCCCGTCGCCGACCCCCGGGCCGTCGTCGTCGGTGACCGCTACCGGATCACCGTCCTCACCGAGGGCCTGGTGCGCCTGGAGTACGCCGAGGACGGCAGGTTCGAGGACCGTGCGTCCACGTTCGCCCTCCACCGCGAGCTGCCCGTGCCCGACTTCACGGTGCGCGACCACGGCGACCACCTCGAGGTCGTCACGGCGCGGTTCCGGCTCAGCTACGACAAGGGGCCGTTCACGACGAGCGGGCTGAGCCTCGCCGTGGGCGGCGGCGTGACGTCGTACCACTCGGTCTGGCGGTACGGCTCGACGGGCGGCGAGCTCGGCGGCACGGCCCGCACCCTCGACACGGCCGACGGGGCGATCCCCCTCGAGCCGGGCGTCGTGTCGCGGTACGGGTACGCCGTCGTGGACGACTCGCAGTCGTTCCTCTTCGACGCCGACGGCTGGGTCGCCCCGCGCACGGGCGACCGCCAGGACCTCTACGTCTTCGCCTACGGGCACGACTACCCCGAGGCGCTGCACGCGTTCTACGCCGTCTCCGGGAGCACCCCCGTCCTGCCGCGCTGGGCGCTCGGCAACTGGTGGAGCCGCTACTACGCATACACGGCCGACGAGTACGTCCGGCTCATGACGCGGTTCCGGGACGAGGGGATCCCGTTCTCGGTGAGCGTCATCGACATGGACTGGCACCTGGTCGACATCGACCCGTCGCACGGCAGCGGCTGGACGGGCTATACGTGGAACCGCGACCTGTTCCCCGACCCGCAGGCGCTCCTCGCCTGGCTGCACGAGCACGGGCTGCGCGTGACACTCAACGTGCACCCGGCCGACGGCGTGCGGTCCTTCGAGGACGCCTACCCGGCCATGGCGGCCGCGCTCGGGCGGGACGCGTCCACGGGCGAGCCGATCTCGTTCGACGTGACCGACCCGGAGTTCCTCGCCGCGTACTTCGACGTGCTGCACCACGACCTCGAGGCCCAGGGCGTCGACTTCTGGTGGCTCGACTGGCAGTCCGGACCGCACTCGCGCATCGCCGGCATCGATCCGCTGTGGATGCTCAACCACTTCCACTACCTCGACAACGGCCGCGACGGACGCCGGGCGCTGACCTTCTCGCGCTACGCCGGACCCGGGAGCCACCGCTACCCGGTCGGGTTCTCCGGGGACACCGTGATCTCCTGGGCGTCGCTCGCCTTCCAGCCGCACTTCACCGCGACCGCGAGCAACATCGGCTACGGCTGGTGGAGCCACGACATCGGCGGGCACTTCTTCGGGACCAAGGACGACGAGCTCGCGACCCGGTGGCTGCAGCTCGGCACGTTCTCGCCGGTGCTGCGGCTGCACTCCGGCGCGAACGAGTTCACCACCAAGGAACCGTGGACCTTCGCCGCGGAACCCGCGCGGATCATGACCGAGCACCTGCGGCTGCGGCACCGGCTCGTCCCGTACCTGCACACCATGAACCACCGAGCCGCCGACGGGACGCCGCTGGTCCTGCCGCTGTACCACCGCTGGCCCGAGCACGCGCAGGCCTACCGGGTCCCGAACGAGTACGTGTTCGGCAGCGAGCTCGTCGTCGCCGCGATCACCGAGCCGGCCGACCGGCGCACCCTGCTGGGCCGGGTCGCTGCATGGCTGCCCGAGGGCCGCTGGGTCGACCTGCTCACCGACCTCGTCTACGACGGTGACCGCGAGATCCACCTCCACCGCGACCTCACCTCGATCCCGGTCCTCGCACGGGCCGGAGCGATCGTCCCGCTCGACGGCGACCAGGTCCCCGCGAACGAGCCGGTCAACCCGCGACACCTCGAGGTCCTCGTGGTCGTCGGCGCCGACGGGGCCTTCGACCTCGTCGAGGACGACGGCACCCGCGACGGGGCGGCGTCACGGACGACGATCCGGTTCGACCAGGGTGCGGGCACGGTGACGGTGCTGCCTCCGTCCGGAGACGTGGGGCACCTGCCGACGGCGCGCGACTGGACGCTGACCTTCCCGGCCCTCGACGGCGACGTCACGCCGACGGCCACGGTCGACGGTCGGGACGTCGCCGTCAGCGTCCGCCGGCATACGACCCGCCTGCAGGTCGGCGTGGCGGACGTGCCCGTGCGCGCCGAGCTGCGGATCTACCTGGGTGTCGGGTCGGGCGTCGGGGCAGGCGTGGAGCCGGGCGTCGAGGCAGGACCGGGACCCCGGCTGGCCGCGAACGACGTCCGCTCGCGCCTGTTCGCCCTGCTCGACCGCGCCCAGATCGAGTACGCACTCAAGAGCCGGATCCTCGAGATCGCGACCACCGCCCAGCCGCTCGCGCTCCGCGCAGCCCAGGTGATGGCCCTCGAGCTCGAGCCCGCGCTCGCCAGTGCCGTCGCCGAGGTGCTCCTCGCCCAGGCCGAGACCTGCTGA